One segment of Tamlana crocina DNA contains the following:
- a CDS encoding helix-turn-helix transcriptional regulator: METKSWKDIKDTVYGKKGTERRDELERDFESFKIGLLLRNAREEKNLTQEQLGELIDKKRTYISRVENNGSNLTLKTLFDIVEKGLGGKVNISIEV, encoded by the coding sequence ATGGAAACTAAAAGTTGGAAAGACATAAAAGACACAGTTTACGGAAAAAAAGGAACTGAACGCAGAGACGAACTCGAAAGAGATTTTGAATCCTTTAAAATCGGATTGCTTTTACGAAACGCACGTGAGGAAAAAAATCTGACTCAAGAGCAACTTGGCGAATTGATTGACAAGAAAAGAACTTACATTTCACGTGTGGAAAATAACGGCAGCAATCTGACCTTAAAGACCTTATTTGACATTGTTGAAAAAGGACTTGGCGGGAAAGTGAATATATCAATTGAAGTATAA
- a CDS encoding septum formation inhibitor Maf — MLQITVKGLIFTWVLVSATFICCKNEKQQDIALHWKTEFKIGKNFEKKQLPETFKNYWYAGEAEISSYKLEQARYGELREGTAVLVYVTEDFLPKIQVKADSRNESTIPILKLNATKNFNTGIYPYSIMQSTFYPVSNNQHALKVSSSIQEWCGQVYSQINNRNQFEVTSHSYFEAEADESFKLEKSILENELWTQLRIDPKSLPIGTLNIIPSLEFIRLKHIETKAYQAEAELTEGQYTIDYPELNRKLTINFNPNFPYDILSWEERFKSGFGDSAQLLTTKATKLKTIKSAYWQQNSSKHEKLRNSLFLKQ, encoded by the coding sequence ATGCTACAAATTACAGTAAAAGGTCTTATTTTCACTTGGGTACTTGTTTCAGCTACATTTATTTGTTGCAAGAACGAAAAACAACAAGACATAGCGCTCCACTGGAAAACAGAATTTAAGATTGGAAAAAACTTCGAAAAAAAGCAGCTTCCTGAAACTTTTAAAAACTATTGGTATGCCGGCGAAGCCGAAATTTCATCATATAAATTAGAACAAGCCCGCTATGGCGAACTCCGTGAAGGTACTGCTGTTTTGGTTTACGTTACCGAAGATTTTTTGCCCAAAATTCAAGTAAAAGCCGACAGTAGAAATGAAAGCACCATTCCAATTTTAAAGCTTAATGCCACAAAAAATTTCAACACAGGCATTTACCCTTACTCGATTATGCAGAGTACGTTTTATCCGGTGAGCAACAACCAACACGCCCTGAAAGTATCGAGTTCCATCCAGGAGTGGTGCGGGCAGGTTTACAGCCAAATTAACAATCGAAATCAATTTGAAGTGACGTCGCACTCTTATTTTGAAGCGGAGGCCGACGAATCCTTCAAACTTGAAAAGTCTATTCTGGAAAACGAACTGTGGACGCAACTCCGCATCGACCCCAAATCCTTACCCATAGGAACTCTAAACATTATTCCTTCATTAGAATTCATCCGCCTAAAACACATTGAAACCAAAGCCTACCAGGCAGAAGCCGAGCTTACCGAAGGGCAGTACACCATTGACTACCCCGAATTAAATCGGAAATTAACAATAAACTTCAACCCTAATTTTCCTTACGATATTTTAAGTTGGGAAGAACGCTTCAAAAGCGGCTTTGGAGATAGCGCACAACTGCTCACCACCAAAGCCACAAAGCTAAAAACAATCAAATCAGCTTATTGGCAACAGAACAGTTCTAAGCACGAAAAATTAAGGAATTCCTTGTTTTTAAAACAATAG
- a CDS encoding outer membrane beta-barrel protein — translation MKTKHTLVFLFFISLTTFSQNKKFSVEVNYPLAMSNGFENLSGIIDASINYRFATSELFGYGASVTFDYLKGDINFSNQDLNRNFFFYHFDGFAEMTIPSAEKLHPFAGAGLTLLNYDYQYLRGTNEFTTIETRKEKDLGFNIKLGIQYDLSNNLFIQSYFHSIRTFNKSDFNNETIGVNYNQLKIGLGLRF, via the coding sequence ATGAAAACAAAACACACTTTAGTATTCCTATTTTTTATATCATTAACGACATTTTCACAAAACAAAAAATTTAGCGTAGAAGTCAATTACCCGTTAGCAATGTCAAATGGATTTGAAAATCTTTCTGGAATTATTGATGCGAGTATTAATTATAGATTTGCAACAAGTGAACTATTTGGTTATGGTGCATCGGTAACTTTCGACTATTTAAAAGGAGACATTAATTTCAGCAATCAGGACTTGAATCGGAATTTCTTTTTCTATCACTTTGACGGATTCGCTGAAATGACTATACCTTCGGCTGAAAAACTTCATCCTTTTGCGGGAGCTGGACTTACTCTACTGAATTATGATTATCAATACCTCAGGGGAACGAACGAATTCACAACAATTGAAACACGAAAAGAAAAAGATTTAGGTTTTAATATAAAATTAGGAATTCAATATGATTTAAGTAATAACTTATTTATTCAATCATATTTTCATTCAATACGGACTTTCAATAAGTCAGATTTCAATAATGAGACAATTGGAGTAAATTACAATCAGTTAAAAATTGGCCTTGGACTTAGATTTTAA
- a CDS encoding alpha/beta hydrolase has product MKERLIIISDLWGREKSEWLINYTRILEAKFDIEFYDSCELGEIDKTEYSQTNLHKQFIEGGIEKAVNKLIEIEKHSINILAFSLGGTIAWKYGIRSGKINSLACVSSTRLRKETERPNGSLKLFFGENDEFKPEMEWLEKMELEYKILLDKGHQVYCEPEFAKQLSEKIIKTTPQQCITAITADSTTSESTRNC; this is encoded by the coding sequence ATGAAAGAAAGATTAATCATAATTTCAGACTTGTGGGGTCGAGAAAAATCTGAATGGTTAATAAATTATACTCGAATTTTAGAAGCAAAATTTGATATTGAGTTTTACGATAGTTGCGAACTTGGAGAAATAGACAAAACAGAATACAGTCAAACTAACTTGCACAAACAATTTATTGAAGGCGGAATTGAAAAAGCAGTGAATAAACTAATTGAAATTGAAAAGCACTCGATAAATATTTTAGCATTTAGTTTAGGTGGAACTATAGCTTGGAAATATGGAATTAGAAGTGGAAAAATTAATTCTCTTGCCTGTGTGTCTTCAACTAGATTAAGAAAAGAAACTGAAAGACCTAATGGAAGCCTAAAACTGTTCTTTGGAGAAAATGATGAGTTTAAACCAGAAATGGAATGGTTAGAAAAGATGGAATTGGAATACAAAATATTATTGGACAAAGGGCATCAAGTTTATTGTGAACCTGAATTCGCTAAACAGTTAAGTGAAAAAATAATAAAAACGACACCACAACAATGTATAACCGCAATTACGGCGGATTCGACTACGTCCGAATCCACTCGAAATTGCTAA
- a CDS encoding mechanosensitive ion channel domain-containing protein — translation MVLDFFETYQKELIISGIILFSLFIIRYITHFTITKVARKNGINDARIRLIRRYITGTILLIAILLESIVFGNIEDIAVVFSSVFAIIGIALFAIWSILSNITSGIIMFFNFPYKVGDKIEIHDKDFPITGIIEDIRAFQLHLRLDNGDLVTYPNNLMLQKAVTLIEKDAIDAPTEDDGEAV, via the coding sequence ATGGTTTTAGATTTTTTTGAAACTTACCAAAAAGAACTGATTATAAGTGGCATTATCCTATTTTCGCTATTCATCATTCGCTATATCACCCATTTTACCATTACCAAAGTGGCCCGAAAAAATGGTATTAACGATGCCCGTATCCGATTGATTAGGCGTTACATCACCGGAACCATCTTGTTAATAGCCATACTTTTAGAGTCTATCGTTTTTGGAAACATAGAGGACATCGCAGTAGTATTTTCGTCTGTTTTTGCTATTATAGGTATTGCTCTATTTGCTATTTGGTCCATTTTAAGCAACATCACCTCGGGCATTATTATGTTCTTTAACTTTCCGTATAAGGTGGGCGATAAAATAGAAATACACGATAAAGACTTTCCCATTACGGGAATTATTGAAGATATCAGGGCGTTCCAACTGCACCTTCGTCTTGATAATGGCGACTTGGTAACTTACCCCAATAACCTCATGCTTCAAAAGGCGGTAACCTTAATTGAAAAAGATGCCATTGATGCCCCCACTGAAGATGATGGCGAAGCTGTATAA
- a CDS encoding AAA family ATPase: MKIKKLQIDNFRHIKNTEIVFGDKLTIISGQNGTGKSSILGWVAQLCDFKKKNKRLNEELFKEDFKYVFKFCPTNDFDKSYKVVFTYKEDSALIESDKTITTRFQQKTDKSPSRYRTDFDGRGNALDFPIIYLGLKRLIPLATERKITVKNKSVPPKYISTFSRLAKEILILIDNKIKPESIKSSNKDLLAMKTENYGHLGNSAGQDNIGQIISSVLSYQKLKDELEDEYKGGIILIDEIDASLYAGSQINLIDKLYRFASVLNLQIIFTTHSLEILQHLETKLGDDTVLNHLVLKDDLVSNVLNPSYDYVANKIKNQIKQVDKIIKKKFICEDKVAEYWVNNLLNGSDLKKMVQVEKGPFPDGTLLSMAESKHSIFKDVGFVLDGDVKEKFKTKKKPKKTIFLPEKSRPETVMYEFLFNLSDNDDFWDDNINFTKQTCFNNYTDSSKGTHKRWFEDLNNKKYFGNTYSKLFNRWKKENKEIALEFQNELRTLV, from the coding sequence ATGAAAATAAAAAAGTTACAGATTGATAATTTCAGACACATCAAAAACACCGAGATTGTTTTTGGAGATAAACTAACAATTATTTCTGGACAAAACGGAACTGGCAAATCTTCAATTTTAGGTTGGGTAGCTCAACTTTGCGATTTTAAAAAAAAGAACAAAAGACTTAATGAGGAACTTTTTAAAGAAGATTTTAAATATGTTTTCAAGTTTTGTCCCACAAACGATTTTGATAAAAGTTACAAAGTTGTTTTCACTTATAAAGAAGATTCTGCTTTAATAGAAAGTGATAAAACAATAACTACAAGATTCCAACAGAAAACGGATAAATCACCTTCAAGATATAGGACTGATTTTGATGGAAGAGGTAATGCTTTAGATTTTCCAATAATATATTTAGGGTTAAAAAGACTGATTCCACTAGCAACAGAAAGAAAAATAACGGTAAAAAATAAATCAGTTCCACCGAAATACATTTCTACGTTTTCGCGTCTAGCAAAAGAAATTTTAATATTAATAGATAATAAAATTAAGCCTGAATCTATAAAATCTTCTAACAAAGATTTATTAGCAATGAAAACTGAAAATTATGGTCATTTAGGTAATTCCGCTGGTCAAGATAACATTGGCCAAATTATATCTTCGGTTCTTTCATATCAAAAATTAAAAGATGAACTAGAAGACGAATATAAAGGCGGAATAATCTTGATAGATGAAATTGATGCTTCCCTGTATGCTGGTTCTCAGATAAATTTAATTGATAAACTTTATCGTTTTGCATCAGTTTTAAATCTACAAATCATATTTACAACGCATTCATTAGAAATACTTCAACACTTAGAAACAAAATTGGGTGACGATACTGTATTGAATCATCTAGTTTTAAAAGACGATTTGGTAAGTAATGTATTAAATCCATCTTACGACTATGTCGCAAATAAAATTAAAAATCAAATAAAGCAAGTTGATAAAATAATTAAGAAAAAATTTATTTGTGAGGACAAAGTCGCTGAATATTGGGTTAATAATCTTCTAAACGGAAGTGATTTGAAAAAAATGGTTCAAGTGGAAAAAGGCCCATTTCCTGACGGAACATTACTTTCAATGGCTGAATCTAAACACAGTATTTTTAAAGACGTAGGATTTGTGTTAGACGGAGACGTTAAAGAAAAATTTAAAACAAAGAAGAAACCTAAAAAGACAATTTTTTTACCTGAAAAATCTAGACCAGAAACAGTTATGTATGAATTTTTATTCAACCTATCTGATAATGATGATTTTTGGGATGATAATATTAATTTCACAAAACAGACTTGTTTTAATAATTATACCGATTCAAGCAAAGGAACACATAAAAGATGGTTTGAGGACTTGAATAATAAAAAATACTTTGGTAATACGTATTCAAAACTTTTTAATCGTTGGAAAAAAGAAAACAAAGAAATAGCTTTAGAGTTTCAGAACGAATTAAGAACATTGGTATAA
- a CDS encoding type II toxin-antitoxin system RelE/ParE family toxin, whose protein sequence is MDKVRLVIQYKNYFEEFLLAQPKKVQDKIFKVIEIIETYQHVPKTYLAPMKSHKGLYEARIKLGSNIWRVFCFFDEGKLVILLNGFTKKTQKTPKKEIDKAVINERVLRRKKQRQWKLKVGKT, encoded by the coding sequence ATGGACAAAGTTAGGCTAGTAATACAATACAAGAATTATTTTGAGGAATTTCTACTTGCTCAGCCGAAAAAAGTTCAGGACAAGATATTTAAGGTCATTGAAATAATCGAAACCTATCAGCACGTACCGAAAACATATTTGGCACCAATGAAAAGTCACAAAGGACTTTATGAAGCTCGAATAAAATTAGGTTCGAATATTTGGCGAGTTTTTTGCTTCTTCGATGAAGGTAAGTTAGTAATCCTTTTAAACGGATTTACAAAAAAGACGCAGAAAACACCGAAAAAAGAAATCGACAAAGCTGTGATTAATGAAAGAGTATTACGAAGAAAAAAACAAAGGCAATGGAAACTAAAAGTTGGAAAGACATAA
- a CDS encoding RNA-directed DNA polymerase, whose product MNSKGFKNCFSPDSILLAWERVIASVGTDAKDYFGISVFNSNLTKNLKNLTEEINSGKYNPSRPFKYFEPKINGTQRTKTVLGIKDAIVYQAIANHVAEFTYDHFAETRHFVFGSVLNPDVKKGVKLLEEDVIDYYFFEYYVSLYNRFVQSINETVDKRSIKFRLETDITSFFDTIPHSTLIIELNGFKIDNDILELLGKCLNFWSGTRDSQTIGVGIPQGPAASYFFANLILDSLDRLAMKNGLIYYRFMDDIRIYDSNKKTLNSALIIFDRHLKSKSLSINIKKTSIQEVAHSDNEKGRLLDSSGIKIKKNKKSKEIDVDILEHDSTQISGDEEKNIKSLDKREALSFYYDAIHEIEDELTDIYYATKDENILESSFLKDVKLVRRFLTLSQKWRLITQNLIDIDDKVPDYEMVDIWLFGISRIFWKANNLIWNLTYYFDLKDYNDEFNKLIEDFRDYEWVKYQLLAVYGKTLDFNSQKVNSIIKKISKEESPLVRLGYYKMLVEKIKINSQIADSLSYLIKSEPEIYVQETVLNLIHQKNLNIPIDNLKSWFL is encoded by the coding sequence ATGAATAGTAAAGGATTTAAAAATTGTTTTTCACCTGATTCAATTCTACTTGCATGGGAACGAGTTATAGCTAGTGTTGGGACTGACGCTAAAGACTACTTTGGAATTAGCGTATTCAACTCAAACTTAACTAAAAACTTAAAAAACCTCACTGAAGAAATTAATTCTGGGAAATATAATCCAAGTAGACCGTTTAAATATTTTGAACCAAAAATCAATGGTACACAAAGAACTAAAACTGTACTTGGAATAAAGGATGCGATTGTTTATCAAGCGATTGCAAACCATGTAGCAGAATTTACATACGACCATTTTGCCGAAACCAGGCATTTTGTATTTGGAAGTGTCTTAAATCCGGATGTAAAAAAAGGAGTCAAACTACTTGAGGAAGATGTTATTGATTATTACTTTTTTGAATATTATGTAAGTCTTTACAATCGCTTTGTACAAAGTATAAACGAAACAGTGGATAAACGCTCAATAAAGTTTCGTTTGGAAACGGACATTACTAGTTTTTTTGACACAATTCCTCACTCAACTTTAATAATAGAGCTGAACGGTTTCAAAATCGACAATGATATTCTAGAATTACTAGGTAAGTGTCTTAATTTCTGGTCAGGAACGAGAGATTCTCAAACTATTGGTGTTGGGATACCACAAGGACCTGCAGCTTCTTATTTCTTCGCTAATCTAATTTTAGATAGTCTTGACAGGTTAGCCATGAAAAATGGATTAATCTATTATAGGTTTATGGATGATATTAGAATTTACGATTCGAACAAAAAGACTCTTAATTCAGCCCTAATTATTTTTGATAGGCATCTAAAAAGTAAATCATTATCCATAAATATCAAGAAGACTTCAATTCAAGAAGTTGCTCACTCTGATAACGAAAAAGGAAGATTACTTGATTCATCAGGTATAAAAATTAAAAAGAATAAAAAATCTAAAGAAATAGACGTAGATATTTTAGAGCATGATTCAACTCAAATAAGTGGTGATGAGGAGAAAAATATTAAATCTCTTGATAAAAGAGAAGCTTTAAGCTTTTACTATGATGCTATACATGAAATTGAGGATGAACTCACCGACATTTATTATGCCACAAAAGATGAAAACATATTGGAATCATCATTCCTAAAAGATGTAAAACTCGTAAGGAGATTTTTAACTCTATCACAAAAATGGCGATTAATAACTCAAAATTTAATTGACATTGATGACAAAGTTCCAGATTATGAAATGGTTGATATTTGGTTATTTGGTATTTCTAGAATCTTTTGGAAAGCGAACAACCTTATTTGGAATCTAACTTATTACTTTGATTTAAAAGATTACAATGATGAGTTCAATAAACTAATCGAAGACTTCAGAGACTATGAATGGGTAAAGTATCAACTACTTGCTGTTTATGGTAAGACTTTAGATTTTAATAGTCAAAAGGTCAATTCAATTATCAAGAAAATAAGTAAAGAAGAAAGTCCTCTTGTACGATTAGGTTATTACAAAATGTTAGTTGAAAAAATAAAAATCAATTCACAGATAGCAGATTCTTTATCATACTTAATTAAATCCGAACCTGAAATTTATGTACAAGAAACTGTGCTAAATTTAATTCATCAAAAGAATCTTAACATTCCAATTGACAATCTAAAATCTTGGTTTTTATAA
- a CDS encoding exonuclease domain-containing protein yields MDFLAIDVETANSDMSSICQIGFVIYENGQIKKEWSSLLNPEDYFDFWNESIHNITEEDVVDSPKFPEVYEFLKQHLENYICVCHTHFDRVSINRTCEKYGLPSIQNSWIDTAKVSRRCWEEFAYKGYGLANVCKKLNFSFNHHDALEDAKACAHILISAIKEKENTIDDWLIRVNNPILANAKNYSDSISKEGNPNGNLFGEILVFTGSLQIPRREASLLASEIGCKVVNGVTKKTTLLVVGDQDISKLSGKEKSSKHRKAEELKNNGQNIRILKESDFVALYESNKE; encoded by the coding sequence ATGGACTTTTTAGCTATTGACGTTGAAACTGCAAACTCTGATATGTCATCAATTTGTCAAATTGGTTTTGTGATTTATGAAAACGGTCAAATAAAGAAAGAATGGTCAAGTCTACTAAACCCAGAAGATTACTTTGATTTTTGGAACGAATCAATACATAATATTACAGAAGAAGATGTTGTTGACAGTCCAAAATTCCCAGAAGTGTACGAGTTTCTTAAACAACATTTGGAAAATTACATTTGCGTTTGCCACACTCATTTTGACCGAGTTTCAATAAATCGAACTTGCGAAAAATACGGACTTCCTTCAATCCAAAACAGTTGGATTGACACAGCGAAAGTTTCTCGAAGATGTTGGGAAGAATTTGCATACAAAGGATATGGACTTGCGAATGTTTGTAAAAAATTGAATTTCTCTTTTAATCACCACGATGCTTTAGAAGATGCTAAAGCTTGTGCACATATTTTAATTTCCGCAATTAAAGAAAAAGAGAACACCATTGATGATTGGCTTATAAGAGTAAATAATCCTATTCTAGCAAATGCAAAAAATTATAGTGATTCCATTTCAAAAGAGGGAAATCCAAATGGAAATCTATTTGGAGAAATTTTAGTGTTTACAGGTTCATTACAAATTCCAAGAAGAGAAGCTTCACTACTTGCATCTGAAATTGGTTGTAAAGTAGTAAATGGAGTTACAAAGAAAACAACTCTTTTAGTGGTTGGAGACCAAGACATAAGTAAACTTTCGGGAAAGGAAAAAAGCTCGAAACACAGAAAAGCAGAAGAACTGAAAAATAATGGACAGAACATCAGAATATTAAAAGAGTCTGACTTTGTCGCATTGTACGAATCGAATAAAGAATAA
- a CDS encoding tyrosine-type recombinase/integrase, with product MKTITLNLLSHRNTDRIGIAFQWDREVLNHIKALPHVKFSKTLGVYYVNYTSENKKLLYAHFRKKNWYVNYSKLSGTPQKTISTTEHVELPPLHEKDRENLEKFKKWLNQKRLSPNTVATYVEVTAFFIRYAHLKQSKTFTVRLLENFNYDFIVRPNKSVSYQNQCINGIKKFLEYKGVHLENITISRPQKEKKLPTVLSLDEVKQLIDAVSNLKHKAFLALIYSAGLRVGEAINLRPNDIDSKRMLIHIKSAKGKKDRYTILSATLLELLRMYYKAYRPKNFLFEGQSGGAYSHASAQRILKKARYKTGLKKQITLHTLRHSFATHLLENGTDLRYIQQLLGHNSPKTTMIYTHVSERSIRNIRNPFDSF from the coding sequence ATGAAAACCATCACTTTAAATTTACTGAGCCACCGAAACACGGACCGTATAGGTATTGCGTTTCAATGGGACCGAGAGGTTTTAAACCACATAAAAGCATTGCCACATGTTAAATTCAGCAAAACATTAGGGGTGTATTATGTAAATTATACTTCTGAAAACAAAAAACTGCTTTATGCACATTTTAGAAAAAAAAATTGGTACGTTAACTATTCCAAATTATCGGGCACCCCACAAAAAACAATTTCTACAACAGAACATGTTGAGCTTCCGCCATTGCATGAAAAAGACCGAGAAAATTTAGAAAAGTTCAAAAAATGGCTGAACCAAAAACGACTGAGCCCAAACACGGTGGCCACCTATGTTGAAGTTACTGCTTTTTTTATACGGTATGCCCACCTAAAGCAATCAAAAACGTTTACGGTTAGGTTATTGGAAAATTTCAACTACGATTTTATTGTACGCCCAAATAAATCGGTATCGTACCAGAACCAATGTATAAATGGTATTAAAAAGTTTTTGGAATACAAAGGCGTTCACTTGGAAAACATTACCATTAGCCGACCCCAAAAAGAAAAAAAACTCCCCACGGTTTTAAGTCTGGATGAAGTTAAGCAACTTATTGATGCCGTTAGCAACTTAAAACATAAGGCGTTTCTTGCCCTTATATATTCGGCCGGGCTTCGCGTGGGAGAAGCCATCAATTTACGGCCAAACGACATTGACAGTAAACGCATGCTAATACACATAAAAAGTGCCAAGGGCAAGAAAGATCGTTATACCATACTGTCGGCCACGTTATTGGAGCTGTTGCGCATGTATTACAAAGCCTACAGACCAAAAAACTTTTTGTTCGAAGGCCAATCGGGTGGCGCTTACAGCCATGCCAGCGCCCAAAGAATACTAAAAAAAGCCCGTTACAAAACGGGGCTAAAAAAACAAATTACCTTGCACACCCTAAGGCACAGTTTTGCCACGCACCTATTGGAAAACGGCACCGACCTAAGGTACATACAACAGCTTTTAGGACACAACAGCCCAAAAACCACTATGATCTACACACACGTTAGTGAACGCAGTATTAGAAATATTAGAAACCCATTTGACAGTTTTTAA
- a CDS encoding GIY-YIG nuclease family protein, with amino-acid sequence MAGLTSEQIRFLKEQKVHPKYVFDADGLSKSEYRVIMKELNKLVAYNVTPCQKEGHTLRTRSGHCCQCNAATLGFQKRNDSGGIVYIAGTLTGELVKIGFSKAVEVRAESLNRTKYAGFNDWKVLYALKSKNAGRIETKANSLLHEYAFSVDYEHDGHWQDSYETYHCAYSKAKEFVEKAFQSENYKIEIERNSPTDKYEFRNLKKI; translated from the coding sequence ATGGCAGGATTAACAAGCGAACAAATTAGATTTTTAAAAGAGCAAAAAGTACATCCAAAATATGTATTCGATGCTGATGGACTTTCAAAATCCGAATATCGTGTGATTATGAAAGAACTGAATAAATTAGTTGCTTACAATGTTACACCTTGCCAAAAAGAGGGACATACTTTACGAACCAGAAGCGGACATTGTTGTCAATGCAATGCAGCGACATTAGGATTTCAAAAAAGGAATGACTCTGGTGGAATAGTCTATATCGCTGGAACTTTGACTGGCGAACTTGTGAAAATTGGATTTTCAAAAGCAGTAGAGGTCAGAGCTGAATCACTTAATCGAACTAAATACGCTGGATTTAATGACTGGAAAGTACTTTATGCTCTGAAAAGTAAAAACGCTGGACGAATAGAAACCAAAGCGAATTCATTACTTCACGAATATGCCTTTTCGGTTGACTATGAACACGATGGACATTGGCAAGATTCGTATGAAACTTATCATTGTGCATATTCAAAAGCAAAAGAATTTGTTGAAAAAGCATTTCAATCAGAAAATTACAAGATTGAAATTGAAAGAAATAGTCCGACTGACAAATATGAATTTAGGAACTTAAAGAAAATATAA
- the corA gene encoding magnesium/cobalt transporter CorA, with protein MAKKRKLRSKKHIGQIPGSVIYTGEKQDHKLFIEAFDYNKGMHIEKELLDVEECFNFEHGTVTWININGLNHVHAIERIGEHYELHPLVLEDIVNISQRPKIDEYDDYLFVVLKMLYYDTNEKIVSEQVSFVLGPEYVLTFQESEGDVFDSVRERIRQGKGRVRSMGADYLLYALMDAIVDHYFSVIEILGNKIEDFETNIFSGNVDEDISQNIQNLKREILRVRRAIFPLREIISRMEKGDNSLIEPKTITYFRDVYDHLIQVSENIDIYREMIWSLMDMYMTTISNKMNEVMKVLTIMASIFIPLTFIAGIYGMNFEYIPELQYRYSYFILWGVMIVMFIAMLFYFKRKKWL; from the coding sequence ATGGCTAAAAAGCGAAAACTCCGATCTAAAAAACACATCGGGCAAATTCCGGGCAGCGTTATCTATACGGGCGAAAAACAGGACCACAAACTGTTTATTGAAGCCTTCGATTACAACAAAGGCATGCACATTGAAAAAGAACTCTTAGACGTTGAAGAGTGTTTCAATTTTGAGCATGGCACCGTAACCTGGATCAACATTAATGGGCTAAACCACGTACACGCCATAGAGCGCATTGGCGAACACTACGAGCTGCACCCTTTGGTTTTGGAAGATATCGTGAACATTTCTCAGCGCCCAAAAATTGATGAGTACGACGATTATCTGTTCGTGGTGCTTAAAATGCTCTATTACGATACCAACGAAAAAATCGTTTCAGAGCAGGTAAGTTTTGTGCTTGGCCCCGAGTATGTGCTTACCTTTCAAGAATCTGAAGGCGATGTGTTCGATAGTGTTAGGGAACGTATTCGGCAAGGTAAAGGGCGTGTGCGCAGTATGGGTGCCGACTATCTGCTTTATGCTTTGATGGATGCTATTGTAGACCATTATTTTAGCGTGATTGAAATTTTGGGCAATAAAATTGAAGATTTTGAAACCAACATATTTTCAGGCAATGTAGATGAAGACATCAGCCAAAACATCCAAAACCTAAAACGGGAAATTTTAAGGGTGCGCCGTGCCATTTTTCCGTTGCGCGAAATTATCAGCCGAATGGAAAAAGGCGACAATTCGCTTATTGAACCCAAAACGATCACCTACTTTCGTGATGTTTACGACCATTTAATACAAGTTTCAGAAAACATCGACATTTACCGCGAAATGATCTGGAGTTTAATGGACATGTACATGACCACCATTAGCAATAAAATGAACGAGGTCATGAAAGTCCTCACCATTATGGCCTCCATTTTTATACCCCTCACCTTTATTGCCGGCATTTATGGCATGAATTTCGAATACATCCCCGAACTGCAGTACCGCTACAGCTACTTTATACTTTGGGGCGTCATGATTGTTATGTTTATTGCCATGCTTTTTTATTTTAAACGAAAAAAGTGGCTGTGA